A window of Acidimicrobiia bacterium genomic DNA:
CCCGGCCATGGGCGAATCGCCGGTCAGGTTTAGTTGGTCAGATAACAACACCGGTTGCCCTACTGGCCATGCCGGGTTTAGCCCGCCGGCGGCGTTGGTCAAAATAATGGTTTGGCAGCCGGCAGCGATGGCCGTGCGTACCCCGTGAACCACCGTGGTGACCGGGTGGCCTTCGTATAAATGGGCTCGACCGCCGAGCACCAGTACTGCGTTGTTTCCTACCGCCACCGAGCGAGCCAAGTTGCGGTGACCCAACACTGTGGGGGCAGGGAAACCTGGTAAGTCCGCCAAAGCAACATCGGCCACAATGTCGCCGAGGCCATCGGCCGCTTCGGCCCATCCAGAGCCCAACACGATGGCTACGTCGTGGCGTTCTACCCCGGTTCGTAGTGCGAGTTCGACTGCTGCTTCAGCGGCCAGTTGATAGGGGTCGGTGGTTGATGTGTTCATGGGTGTTCCTTATAAAAAACGTCGCCGTTAGAGAACACTGAGGGTACCGCAAAGACTGCCGGCTTAAACGTAAGTGCTTCCTTTGGGGGAACCTTCGTCTTTTCGGATTTTTACGTTGACTAAGGCAGGTTTGCCCGAGGCGAAGGCTCGTTCAAGGGCGGGGCGTATTTCTTCGGGGCGTTCACAGTATTCGCCGTGCCCACCTAAGGCTTCCACCACCTTGTCGTAGCGGGTGTCGGCCAGGTCGACCGCTACCTTGCGGTCAGCCCCATACAGGCCTACTTGAGGGCGCAACATCTGGCCCCAGGCGGCATCGTTGCCCATAATGCCCACAATGGGTAAGCCAAACCGCACCGCCGTGTCGTATTCGAAGCCGTTCAACCCAAAAGCCCCGTCGCCGTACACAATGAGCACCCGACGATCAGGAAAAG
This region includes:
- a CDS encoding purine-nucleoside phosphorylase, which produces MNTSTTDPYQLAAEAAVELALRTGVERHDVAIVLGSGWAEAADGLGDIVADVALADLPGFPAPTVLGHRNLARSVAVGNNAVLVLGGRAHLYEGHPVTTVVHGVRTAIAAGCQTIILTNAAGGLNPAWPVGQPVLLSDQLNLTGDSPMAGPAPSGDLPIRFVDLTEAYSQRLRDLARQVDDSLPEGIYAGLLGGAFETPAEVRMIGNWGADLVGMSTVLETIAARHLGAEVLGISLVTNAAAGTSDELVDHEDVLHAAAEAGPRIVALLRGVLERL